One Planctomycetota bacterium genomic window carries:
- a CDS encoding sigma-70 family RNA polymerase sigma factor, which yields MPTNRHTRSEPGALDTDDSRDLEIVDAIRRGDSRAWTQLIARYQDRLFSVCVRMVRDRDLAADLTQDAFVKIIQGLHTFDARAKLSTWMIRITMNVCLSRLRAEKVRRHASLDALTDPAESGAREGGRGVGFEQEREQNADDRVELHEDRARVMAALRLLDPDQRAVLILSDCHGQSYEQIAEVLGVAIGTVKSRLFRARTALREGVESMDRASPKRSGTA from the coding sequence GTGCCCACCAACCGCCACACGCGCAGCGAGCCCGGCGCGCTCGACACCGATGATTCCCGCGACCTGGAGATCGTCGACGCGATCCGGCGGGGCGATAGCCGCGCCTGGACCCAGTTGATCGCGCGGTACCAGGACCGGCTCTTCTCGGTCTGCGTGCGGATGGTCAGAGACCGGGACCTCGCCGCGGACCTCACGCAGGACGCGTTCGTCAAGATCATCCAGGGGCTGCACACCTTCGACGCGCGGGCGAAGCTCTCGACCTGGATGATCCGGATCACCATGAACGTGTGCCTCTCGCGCCTGCGGGCCGAGAAAGTCCGTCGCCACGCCAGCCTGGACGCGTTGACCGACCCCGCGGAATCCGGGGCCCGCGAGGGAGGGCGGGGCGTCGGTTTCGAACAGGAACGGGAACAGAACGCCGACGACCGCGTCGAACTTCACGAGGACCGGGCCCGCGTGATGGCGGCCCTGCGTCTGCTGGATCCGGATCAGCGTGCGGTGCTCATTCTGAGCGACTGTCACGGGCAGAGTTACGAACAGATCGCCGAGGTGCTGGGCGTGGCGATCGGAACGGTCAAGAGCCGTCTCTTCCGCGCGCGGACGGCGTTGCGGGAAGGCGTGGAATCGATGGATCGGGCATCGCCCAAGAGGTCTGGAACCGCGTGA
- the surE gene encoding 5'/3'-nucleotidase SurE, translating to MRILLTNDDGIRAPGIGAMYEALIDLHRRHGGMPRVPDEASRAPRDVVHVIAPLTVQSATSHGVTYHTPLMVGEETVELAGSAKFEGLSVDGRPADCVKLAIANLWPERFGEGSRPDLVVSGMNDGANVGVNVIYSGTVAAAIEAAFLGVPSIACSMIRGRGKANYEVGAAWCRAAIDRILAGGLPRPHECLSVNVPATDGSGPAVDAGKVPPIRVCPMNTHGLVDKYERRVSPAGGAYYWAAGHGLDFMGTDAGSDVDELLRGCITVTPLKFDLTRGETLAAWRGRLEG from the coding sequence ATGCGCATCCTGCTGACCAACGACGACGGCATCCGCGCGCCCGGCATCGGGGCGATGTACGAGGCGCTGATCGACCTGCACCGGCGGCACGGGGGCATGCCCCGCGTGCCCGACGAGGCCAGCCGCGCCCCGCGCGACGTGGTGCACGTCATCGCGCCGCTCACGGTGCAGTCGGCGACGAGCCACGGCGTGACCTACCACACGCCCCTGATGGTGGGCGAGGAAACGGTCGAGCTCGCGGGCAGCGCAAAGTTCGAGGGGCTCAGCGTGGACGGACGCCCGGCGGATTGCGTGAAGCTGGCGATCGCGAACCTGTGGCCCGAGCGGTTCGGCGAGGGATCGCGCCCCGACCTGGTGGTGAGCGGGATGAACGACGGCGCGAACGTCGGCGTGAACGTGATCTACTCGGGCACGGTCGCCGCGGCGATCGAGGCCGCGTTCTTGGGCGTGCCCAGCATCGCGTGCAGCATGATCCGCGGTCGCGGGAAGGCGAACTACGAGGTTGGGGCGGCGTGGTGCCGCGCGGCGATCGACCGGATTCTCGCCGGCGGGCTGCCCCGCCCGCACGAGTGCCTGAGCGTGAACGTGCCGGCGACGGACGGGAGCGGCCCGGCGGTCGATGCGGGCAAGGTGCCGCCGATCCGGGTGTGCCCGATGAACACGCACGGGCTGGTGGACAAGTACGAGCGCCGGGTAAGCCCGGCGGGGGGCGCGTACTACTGGGCGGCCGGGCACGGGCTGGACTTCATGGGCACCGACGCGGGCTCGGACGTGGACGAACTGCTGCGGGGGTGCATCACGGTGACGCCGCTGAAGTTCGACCTGACACGTGGAGAGACGCTGGCGGCGTGGCGGGGACGGCTGGAGGGGTAG
- a CDS encoding S9 family peptidase, whose product MHRAYAVGLAAVVGLAAMVGVVQGGQPAGGGAPARGAPGTSAPSIEQFLKIRAPGAPTLMPDGSLLLRDWPDGVWQLYRVTPAQGKGKADAAPSYKPGEATFERLTNYTDGLGGFSVSPDSRHVILMHAVGGNENTQLTHMDPATGKTRPILADPKVQASINAWLHDSSGFIYSANQDSPTDFHLYRHDFASGKTTRILSETGSWSADDVTRDGGRVLVGKYTSISDSQVFELDVASGQRREITIRPEGGGTASCTVAGYTPDEKGVFLVSDANEQGIRRLYLRDLASGAVSEPLPSLSAVEVDGAGVDHEREFLVVNTNENGFGVVHVYSLPDLREMPAPTAEQGVVGSAGLRNRTLVWTMNNARTPSAAFATTYPKPGAQLGAPLTRQLTYPDTQGINLGSFPLPELITYASFDGTPIPAFLYLPPGYAKGTRIPFLVHYHGGPEGQHRPTFAAPIQYLVSKGYGVLLPNVRGSVGYGRAFHMMDDYKNRWDSVRDGVEAAEWLDKEGYSAPGKMATWGGSYGGYMSVACLVQDQKHVDGNDRTQRLFGAGVNIVGIVNLKTFLEKTAGYRRKLREVEYGPLSDPEFLAEVSPSSYYDKLNVPIFIAHGFNDPRVPVEEAMQLSVAMKDKAFATKNMDIMPRVFIAPDEGHGFAKLDNRVYFYERMVQFLNDTIGKK is encoded by the coding sequence ATGCATCGTGCGTACGCGGTGGGGCTGGCGGCGGTGGTCGGGCTGGCGGCCATGGTGGGTGTCGTGCAGGGGGGCCAGCCGGCGGGGGGCGGCGCGCCCGCGCGGGGGGCTCCCGGGACGAGCGCCCCATCGATCGAGCAGTTCCTGAAGATCCGGGCGCCCGGGGCGCCGACGCTGATGCCCGACGGGTCGCTGCTGCTGCGCGACTGGCCCGACGGGGTGTGGCAGTTGTACCGCGTGACGCCCGCGCAGGGGAAGGGCAAGGCCGACGCCGCCCCGTCGTACAAGCCGGGCGAGGCGACGTTCGAACGCCTGACGAACTACACGGACGGGCTGGGCGGGTTCTCGGTGTCGCCGGACTCGCGCCACGTGATCCTGATGCACGCCGTGGGCGGGAACGAGAACACGCAGCTCACGCACATGGACCCGGCGACGGGCAAGACCCGGCCGATCCTCGCCGACCCCAAGGTGCAGGCGTCGATCAACGCGTGGCTGCACGACAGCAGCGGGTTCATCTACTCGGCGAACCAGGACAGCCCGACGGACTTCCACCTGTACCGCCACGACTTCGCGAGCGGGAAGACGACGCGGATCCTGAGCGAGACCGGGTCGTGGAGCGCCGACGACGTCACGCGGGACGGCGGGCGCGTGCTGGTGGGCAAGTACACGTCGATCTCCGACAGCCAGGTGTTCGAGCTCGACGTCGCGAGCGGGCAGCGCCGCGAGATCACCATCCGCCCGGAGGGCGGCGGCACGGCGTCGTGCACCGTCGCCGGCTACACGCCCGACGAGAAGGGCGTGTTCCTCGTCTCGGACGCGAACGAGCAGGGAATCCGGCGCCTGTACCTGCGCGACCTGGCGAGCGGCGCGGTGAGCGAGCCCCTGCCCTCGCTGAGCGCGGTGGAAGTCGACGGCGCGGGCGTCGACCACGAGCGCGAGTTCCTCGTCGTCAACACGAACGAGAACGGGTTCGGCGTCGTGCACGTCTACTCGCTGCCGGACCTCCGCGAGATGCCCGCCCCCACCGCCGAGCAGGGCGTCGTCGGCTCGGCGGGCCTGCGCAACCGCACGCTCGTGTGGACCATGAACAACGCGCGCACGCCCTCGGCGGCGTTCGCGACGACCTATCCCAAGCCCGGCGCGCAGCTCGGGGCGCCGCTCACGCGGCAACTGACCTACCCCGACACGCAGGGGATCAACCTCGGCTCGTTCCCGCTGCCCGAGCTCATCACGTACGCCAGCTTCGACGGGACGCCGATCCCCGCGTTCCTCTACCTGCCCCCGGGCTACGCGAAGGGCACGCGGATCCCGTTCCTCGTGCACTACCACGGCGGGCCCGAGGGCCAGCACCGCCCGACCTTCGCCGCCCCGATCCAGTACCTCGTGTCCAAGGGCTACGGCGTGCTGCTGCCGAACGTGCGCGGGAGCGTCGGCTACGGGCGCGCGTTCCACATGATGGACGACTACAAGAACCGCTGGGACAGCGTGCGCGACGGCGTGGAGGCCGCGGAGTGGCTCGACAAGGAGGGCTACAGCGCGCCGGGCAAGATGGCGACCTGGGGCGGGTCGTACGGCGGGTACATGTCCGTCGCGTGCCTCGTGCAGGACCAGAAGCACGTCGACGGCAACGACCGCACGCAGCGCCTCTTCGGCGCGGGCGTCAACATCGTTGGCATCGTCAACCTCAAGACCTTCCTCGAGAAGACCGCCGGGTACCGGCGCAAGCTGCGCGAGGTGGAGTACGGCCCGCTGAGCGACCCGGAGTTCCTCGCCGAGGTATCGCCCTCGTCGTACTACGACAAGCTCAACGTGCCGATCTTCATCGCGCACGGGTTCAACGACCCGCGCGTGCCCGTCGAAGAGGCCATGCAGCTCAGCGTCGCCATGAAGGACAAGGCGTTCGCCACGAAGAACATGGACATCATGCCGCGGGTGTTCATCGCGCCCGATGAGGGGCACGGCTTCGCCAAGCTCGACAACCGCGTGTACTTCTACGAGC